In Campylobacter concisus, a single window of DNA contains:
- a CDS encoding murein hydrolase activator EnvC family protein, translated as MRKGIFIFLLAFSLAFASNTKEKIKDSKNSLRSSQAMSEQLSKKLDDLAGDIVNGEKKLRGISGDITNLKGQISVLETNASKALIELDDLTKQNKELERTQKELEQNMIRIIAEDLSFDLLMSATEGKQSKESIISSQILTKLNAITKEDFKRLSQNYEDTIEKIKNKSNKINEINSSIKNYRRKQSDLQNLESTQKNTINGLKRDKEIYSKKLAKLQAQQDELRKTLEQLAIMQKQEDEAARAAREKQEKATASKGGKKGEKSQPMGGGYQTSSVKKYSGAKTIAPLDSYTVKQKFGNYVDPIYNIKIFNESVTLRSTTPDAKVKSVLNGKVVFAKATPMLENVVIIENENGIHTIYAHLSQIAPTVKVGSVVQKGYVIGRVRNDLTFEVTQRNYHIDPLEMISK; from the coding sequence ATGAGAAAAGGAATTTTTATATTTTTGCTAGCTTTTAGCTTAGCTTTTGCATCAAACACCAAAGAGAAGATAAAAGACTCCAAAAACTCGCTAAGATCGAGTCAGGCGATGAGTGAGCAGCTTAGCAAAAAGCTAGATGATTTGGCCGGTGATATCGTAAATGGTGAAAAAAAACTTCGTGGTATAAGTGGTGATATCACAAATTTAAAGGGTCAAATTTCAGTCCTTGAAACAAATGCTTCAAAGGCACTTATTGAACTTGATGATCTAACAAAACAAAACAAAGAGCTAGAACGCACACAAAAAGAGCTTGAGCAAAATATGATAAGGATCATAGCGGAAGATCTCTCGTTTGATCTTTTGATGTCTGCAACTGAGGGCAAGCAAAGCAAGGAAAGTATCATCTCATCTCAAATTTTAACCAAACTAAATGCTATTACAAAAGAGGATTTTAAAAGACTTAGCCAGAATTATGAAGATACGATTGAGAAGATAAAAAATAAATCAAACAAAATAAACGAGATAAACTCGAGCATCAAAAACTATAGACGCAAGCAAAGTGACTTGCAAAATTTAGAAAGTACGCAAAAAAATACTATAAATGGGCTCAAGAGAGATAAGGAAATTTATAGTAAAAAGCTAGCCAAGCTTCAAGCCCAGCAAGATGAGCTAAGAAAGACGCTAGAACAGCTTGCTATCATGCAAAAACAAGAAGATGAAGCCGCACGTGCTGCTAGAGAAAAACAAGAAAAAGCAACTGCAAGCAAAGGTGGTAAAAAAGGCGAAAAAAGCCAACCAATGGGTGGAGGCTATCAAACAAGCTCAGTCAAAAAATATTCAGGTGCAAAGACAATCGCTCCTCTTGATAGCTACACTGTAAAACAAAAATTTGGAAATTACGTAGACCCAATATATAACATCAAAATTTTTAATGAGTCAGTCACGCTTCGCTCAACCACGCCAGATGCCAAGGTCAAAAGCGTGCTAAATGGCAAAGTAGTCTTTGCAAAAGCGACACCAATGCTTGAAAACGTTGTCATAATTGAAAACGAAAATGGCATCCACACAATCTACGCTCACCTAAGTCAGATCGCACCGACGGTTAAAGTAGGCTCAGTCGTACAAAAAGGCTACGTTATAGGTCGAGTTAGAAACGATCTAACCTTTGAAGTGACGCAAAGAAACTACCACATCGATCCACTTGAGATGATCTCAAAATAG
- a CDS encoding cell division protein FtsX: MRSLKNHLGFILPLIALLFSVQFSLTADKVVRDYERLMGNDYNIVIVSNKELSEPVLKPVVSTLASVEPLSPQKIIDRLSNDISAKNLSILQNALPKFYSLKLSEFPTPQYMDELKQKLLKFDGITKVETFSKTHDKVFKILNLAKSISYAFMAILCVVGLMLMLKQAKIWLFEHRERIEIMTLFGAPFWLKSAMLYKSAMVDSLVATIAVGAFFFFLPSIEIFRENAASIDVVLPSLDPSRDIFILFGVAMFLSIFAVSLVMSKARKSTI; this comes from the coding sequence ATGAGATCGCTTAAGAATCATCTTGGATTTATCTTGCCGCTGATCGCGCTTTTATTTTCCGTGCAGTTTAGTCTAACTGCTGATAAGGTTGTGAGAGATTATGAAAGACTCATGGGAAATGACTACAACATCGTCATAGTTTCAAACAAAGAGCTAAGCGAACCTGTGCTAAAGCCAGTGGTTAGCACACTAGCTAGCGTCGAGCCACTAAGTCCGCAAAAAATAATCGACCGTCTCTCAAATGACATCTCTGCTAAAAATTTGTCCATACTGCAAAATGCGCTACCTAAATTTTACTCACTAAAACTTAGCGAATTTCCGACACCGCAGTACATGGATGAGCTAAAGCAAAAACTTTTAAAATTTGATGGCATCACAAAGGTTGAGACATTTTCAAAGACTCACGATAAGGTCTTTAAAATACTAAATTTAGCCAAAAGTATATCGTATGCTTTTATGGCGATACTTTGTGTTGTTGGGCTTATGCTTATGCTAAAGCAGGCTAAAATTTGGCTATTTGAGCATAGGGAGCGCATCGAGATCATGACGCTTTTTGGAGCACCTTTTTGGCTAAAATCAGCCATGCTTTATAAATCAGCTATGGTTGATAGCCTAGTTGCTACCATTGCAGTCGGTGCATTTTTCTTTTTCTTGCCCAGCATTGAAATTTTTAGAGAAAATGCCGCAAGCATCGATGTAGTATTGCCTAGCCTTGATCCCTCAAGGGATATTTTTATTTTATTTGGCGTGGCTATGTTTTTAAGCATTTTTGCTGTTAGTTTGGTGATGAGTAAGGCTAGAAAAAGCACGATATGA
- a CDS encoding cell division ATP-binding protein FtsE, whose product MQEIISARNLSLAYERDEIVINSINLDIYANDFVFITGKSGSGKSTLLKSFYGEISPLAGELNVCMTQMDDIDDKRLCELRQRVGIIFQNYRLINEWNVERNVMLPLIIKGINQNVSKKQVAKLLKHVNMLHKADKYPMELSGGEQQRVAMARALAHNPNLLLCDEPTGNLDEYSSDVIWSLLKSAREFLGTSVVVVTHHIPSTLRIPYRHFVIENGGVHEIA is encoded by the coding sequence ATGCAAGAGATAATTAGTGCAAGGAATTTGAGCCTAGCTTATGAACGCGATGAAATCGTAATTAATAGCATCAATTTAGATATTTATGCAAATGATTTTGTCTTTATCACAGGCAAGAGCGGAAGTGGAAAAAGCACGCTTTTAAAATCATTTTATGGAGAAATTTCACCTCTTGCTGGAGAGCTAAATGTCTGCATGACGCAAATGGACGACATCGATGATAAAAGACTTTGTGAGCTTAGGCAGCGAGTTGGCATTATATTTCAAAATTATCGCTTGATAAATGAATGGAATGTGGAAAGAAACGTCATGTTGCCACTTATCATCAAAGGCATCAATCAAAATGTGAGTAAAAAGCAAGTAGCAAAGCTTTTAAAGCATGTAAATATGCTTCATAAAGCTGACAAATATCCAATGGAGCTAAGTGGTGGTGAGCAGCAAAGAGTAGCGATGGCAAGGGCTCTAGCGCACAATCCAAATTTGCTCTTATGCGACGAGCCAACTGGAAATTTAGACGAATACTCAAGCGACGTCATCTGGTCACTTTTAAAATCAGCTAGGGAATTTTTAGGTACGAGCGTGGTAGTTGTCACGCACCATATCCCATCGACGCTTCGTATCCCATACCGTCACTTTGTCATAGAAAATGGAGGCGTGCATGAGATCGCTTAA